From a single Pirellulaceae bacterium genomic region:
- a CDS encoding transposase family protein has product MSTALKGITLAELFSMYGVPKMLRSDNGLEFIAKAIQQWLSRLSIQTLYIEPGSPWQNGVCESFNGKLRDEYLQPRELVSVADARLKSRQWQDDYNRVRPHSSLGYLTPNEFAPRCADSVPFAALAPLHQHSEHSIPLPIS; this is encoded by the coding sequence GTGTCCACGGCACTAAAAGGGATCACGCTGGCCGAGCTGTTCTCGATGTATGGAGTGCCCAAAATGTTGAGAAGCGACAATGGGCTTGAATTCATAGCCAAAGCAATCCAGCAGTGGCTAAGCAGACTATCGATCCAGACGCTGTATATCGAGCCAGGATCGCCGTGGCAAAACGGAGTGTGCGAGAGCTTCAACGGCAAGCTCCGAGACGAGTATTTGCAACCGAGGGAGCTGGTTTCAGTGGCGGACGCAAGACTCAAATCCCGACAGTGGCAAGACGACTACAACAGAGTCAGGCCCCACAGCTCGCTGGGCTACCTGACCCCCAACGAGTTCGCCCCTCGCTGTGCTGATTCCGTTCCGTTCGCTGCGCTCGCTCCACTCCATCAGCACAGCGAACATTCCATTCCCTTACCTATTTCCTAA